The genomic interval GCGGTGGAGCGCCGGTTCTGGGACGAGATCGCCACGGGGAAGCTGCCGCGTGAGGCCGCGGAGGCGGTAGGCGTGGCGCAGGCCGTGGGGCAGCGGTGGTTCCGTCACGCTGGCGGGATGACACCGTACTCCTGGCCTGCGCCGTCGGGCCGGTATCTTTCGTTCGCGGAGCGTGAGGAGATCGCGATCGGCAACGCGCTCGGCAAGGGCGTTCGCGAGATCGCTGGCGCGCTCGGGCGGAGCCCGTCGACGATCTCGCGCGAGCTGCGCCGCAACGCCGCCACTCGCGGCGGCAAGCTCGACTACCGGGCGTCGGTGGCGCAGTGGAAGGCGGAGATGTACGCCCGCCGACCCAAGCTTGCAAAGCTCGCCACGAACGCGCGGTTGCGTGAGTACGTCGAGGACCGCCTGGCGGGCCAGATCCGGATGCCGAACGGCGCGGTCGTCGCCGGCCCCGTCGAGCGGGACTGGAAGGGCCTGAACAAGCCCCACCGCCAGGACCGGCGCTGGGTCAAGGCATGGAGCCCCGAGCAGATCTCCAACCGGCTGAAGATCGACTTCCCCGATGATGAGGCCATGAGGATCAGCCACGAGGCGATCTACCAGGCCCTGTTCATCGAGGCCCGCGGTGCGCTCAAGCGTGAGCTCATCCTCTGCCTGCGCACCGGGCGGGCCCTGCGAATGCCTCGGGCTCGTTCGAAGCGTGTGCCCTGGGCGCACGTGACCGAGGATGTGCTGATCAGCGAGCGGCCCGCCGAGGCCGAGG from Xylanimonas allomyrinae carries:
- a CDS encoding IS30 family transposase; this translates as MREVTGRAPLKSPGAPSRPRAVERRFWDEIATGKLPREAAEAVGVAQAVGQRWFRHAGGMTPYSWPAPSGRYLSFAEREEIAIGNALGKGVREIAGALGRSPSTISRELRRNAATRGGKLDYRASVAQWKAEMYARRPKLAKLATNARLREYVEDRLAGQIRMPNGAVVAGPVERDWKGLNKPHRQDRRWVKAWSPEQISNRLKIDFPDDEAMRISHEAIYQALFIEARGALKRELILCLRTGRALRMPRARSKRVPWAHVTEDVLISERPAEAEDRAIPGHHEGDLIIGINRSAIGTVVERTTGYTTLVHLPREAGWREQPLVKNGPALSGYGAISMNKALARALASMPDDLKRSLTWDRGKEMSAHAQFTIDTGLKVYFADPRSPWQRGTNENTNGLLRQYFPKGTDLSRWDAADLAAVAHALNTRPRKRLGWRTPAEAWDEHLRSTEQQRVATTS